From the bacterium genome, one window contains:
- the mutM gene encoding bifunctional DNA-formamidopyrimidine glycosylase/DNA-(apurinic or apyrimidinic site) lyase, with the protein MPELPDVESAARYLRRRIRGRRVSRVAVRDPSVVRSPAPRTFARTLRGRRVLTVGRRGKYLIFPLSGAFVMVGHLRMTGDFVVVPRRAVFRPQTRLVVGFGPDDMRFVDQRRFGHVDLVRVGHLAKVPGLRALGVEPLTAAFSPDRLRALIAGRRATLKAFLLRQDLIAGIGNIYADEILFQARLHPARMLRTLRPPQIRALHRSIRAALRRGIAALSRRGAPAGDLVEARRRGGTCPRCGGLLRTAKIGGRTAYFCPRCQR; encoded by the coding sequence GTGCCCGAACTGCCGGACGTCGAATCGGCCGCGCGCTACCTCCGCCGGCGCATCCGCGGCCGGCGTGTGTCGCGCGTCGCCGTCCGTGATCCGTCCGTCGTGCGCTCCCCCGCACCGCGCACGTTCGCGCGCACGCTCCGTGGCCGCCGGGTCCTGACGGTCGGTCGCCGGGGCAAGTACTTGATCTTTCCGCTGAGCGGCGCGTTCGTCATGGTGGGGCACTTGCGCATGACCGGAGATTTCGTCGTTGTGCCGAGGCGCGCGGTCTTTCGTCCGCAGACGCGGCTCGTCGTCGGCTTTGGACCGGACGACATGCGGTTCGTGGACCAGCGGCGGTTCGGCCACGTGGATCTCGTCCGCGTGGGTCACCTGGCGAAGGTTCCCGGACTGCGCGCGCTCGGCGTGGAGCCGTTGACCGCGGCGTTCTCGCCGGACCGCCTGCGCGCCCTGATCGCTGGCCGGCGCGCAACGCTCAAGGCGTTCTTGCTGCGTCAGGACTTGATCGCCGGCATCGGCAACATCTACGCCGACGAGATTCTATTTCAGGCGCGCCTGCACCCCGCGCGGATGCTGCGCACGCTGCGCCCGCCTCAGATTCGCGCCCTCCATCGCTCGATTCGCGCGGCGCTCCGCCGGGGGATCGCGGCGCTCTCGCGCCGCGGCGCGCCGGCCGGCGATCTTGTCGAAGCCCGAAGGCGGGGAGGGACCTGCCCCCGCTGCGGCGGTCTCCTGCGAACCGCGAAGATCGGCGGGCGGACGGCCTACTTCTGTCCGCGCTGCCAGCGCTGA